A single region of the Novipirellula aureliae genome encodes:
- the moaC gene encoding cyclic pyranopterin monophosphate synthase MoaC: MSHFDSSGQAHMVDVSAKSVTVREAVASAEVVMSPSTAAFIREGTTAKGDVLGIARIAAINAVKLTSQLIPLCHAIPIEAVSVEFNWKQTHASENRDVLQCLVTVRTSAKTGVEMEAMTGSSIAALTIYDMTKSLEKSIAIGPVVLERKSGGKSGDFSR, from the coding sequence ATGTCGCATTTTGATTCCTCCGGTCAGGCACACATGGTCGACGTATCGGCCAAATCAGTTACAGTCCGCGAAGCCGTGGCATCGGCGGAAGTGGTCATGTCGCCTTCAACGGCAGCATTTATTCGCGAAGGCACGACTGCCAAAGGGGACGTGCTTGGGATCGCCCGGATCGCTGCCATCAACGCTGTCAAGTTGACCTCCCAATTGATTCCGCTTTGTCATGCAATACCGATCGAAGCGGTATCGGTCGAATTTAATTGGAAGCAAACGCACGCGTCAGAGAACCGTGACGTGTTGCAATGCCTTGTCACCGTCCGTACGTCCGCCAAGACGGGGGTGGAAATGGAAGCGATGACCGGTTCGTCGATCGCCGCCTTGACCATCTACGACATGACAAAATCACTCGAAAAATCGATCGCAATTGGGCCTGTTGTTTTGGAGCGAAAATCGGGCGGCAAGTCAGGCGATTTTTCCCGATAG
- a CDS encoding M48 family metalloprotease has protein sequence MHLQSFLLIVVSLSCGSLPQGDVDLPRAIGASMGMITAWWLLCHIAARTTANYVLADQIEPLEGARYLEKQLDIFRWLGLGVIVMCLGGFGLARGIDSVPILTDSMLLQSIALLTPAVLLAAASWSAEHRYGVRMGYVDSGIGEHWSAISGAFRSGMAWLIVPIGFLLGVADFVGQLPIQTGTANSILAITSLLFLCAGLPWIVSRLFKTEALDTATNEWVTSLLENSGLRRTKVARWNTSGRAFNAVIIGFLPPIRTMLISDRLQDELSRTQIAMVVLHEAAHLRRRHVPLRMLAILPAWGFGALVTHVAGEASWATAAGSAAGLLMTLIVLRMVAYRTELDADLQACRMAVAIAPLVDDVPTTYDDAATTLGLALLRVTEEHPQNRRRTWLHPGVDERIEFMRRNCQAEIKNSTTAGTIANPA, from the coding sequence ATGCACTTGCAATCGTTTCTGCTGATCGTCGTCTCACTTAGCTGCGGCTCCCTGCCTCAAGGAGACGTCGACTTGCCTCGTGCGATCGGTGCCAGCATGGGGATGATAACCGCTTGGTGGTTGTTGTGTCACATTGCCGCTCGCACGACCGCCAACTACGTGCTTGCCGATCAGATCGAACCACTCGAGGGCGCTCGCTACTTAGAAAAACAGCTCGACATTTTTCGCTGGCTCGGGCTCGGGGTCATCGTCATGTGTTTAGGCGGTTTTGGCCTTGCTCGTGGAATCGACTCGGTTCCCATTTTAACCGATTCGATGTTATTGCAATCGATCGCGTTGTTGACGCCAGCGGTGCTTCTAGCCGCCGCGAGTTGGTCGGCCGAGCACCGTTACGGCGTTCGAATGGGATACGTTGACTCGGGAATTGGCGAACACTGGAGTGCAATCTCGGGGGCCTTTCGAAGCGGGATGGCTTGGTTAATCGTACCGATTGGTTTCTTGCTAGGAGTCGCTGATTTCGTCGGTCAATTGCCGATTCAAACGGGGACCGCAAATAGCATCCTGGCAATCACATCGCTACTTTTTCTGTGTGCGGGACTGCCATGGATTGTTTCTCGATTGTTCAAAACGGAAGCTCTGGATACGGCGACCAACGAATGGGTCACTTCGCTACTCGAAAATTCAGGACTGCGGCGCACCAAGGTTGCTCGCTGGAATACGAGCGGCCGGGCTTTCAACGCAGTCATCATCGGATTTTTGCCGCCGATTCGGACGATGTTGATTTCAGATCGTTTGCAGGACGAATTATCGCGAACTCAAATTGCAATGGTCGTTCTGCATGAAGCGGCTCACTTGCGACGTCGTCATGTCCCGCTACGAATGTTGGCGATCTTGCCTGCTTGGGGCTTCGGTGCCTTGGTTACTCATGTGGCGGGCGAGGCCAGCTGGGCGACGGCAGCCGGAAGTGCCGCGGGGCTATTGATGACGTTAATCGTCTTGCGAATGGTTGCCTACCGAACGGAGCTCGATGCCGATCTTCAGGCTTGTCGGATGGCGGTCGCGATCGCGCCATTGGTCGACGATGTTCCAACGACCTATGACGACGCAGCGACAACTCTCGGCCTCGCCCTGCTCCGCGTGACAGAGGAACATCCTCAAAATCGTCGCCGAACTTGGCTTCATCCAGGCGTGGATGAGCGCATCGAGTTCATGCGGCGAAATTGCCAAGCTGAAATCAAAAACAGCACCACCGCAGGAACCATCGCAAACCCCGCATAG
- the tpx gene encoding thiol peroxidase produces MGRSGVITFKGNPMTLEGDDLAVGAAAPDFKLHYADAGIQTLTLADLKGKPSVISIVPSLDTPTCAIQTKRFNQELGSLGDKIHCVTVSRDLPFAQARFCGAEDVKMRTASDYQTHAFGKDYGVTIEELKLLTRAVFVLDADGKVIYKEIVPEVTNEPDYAAAMAAINSLV; encoded by the coding sequence ATGGGAAGATCTGGAGTCATTACTTTTAAGGGTAACCCAATGACGCTTGAGGGCGACGACTTAGCCGTCGGTGCCGCAGCCCCCGATTTCAAATTACACTATGCCGATGCAGGCATCCAAACGCTCACGTTAGCCGACTTAAAGGGCAAACCATCGGTGATTAGTATCGTGCCAAGTTTGGATACGCCGACGTGCGCCATTCAAACGAAGCGTTTCAATCAAGAGTTAGGATCGCTAGGTGACAAGATCCATTGTGTCACGGTAAGCCGCGATCTACCGTTTGCACAAGCTCGTTTTTGCGGTGCGGAAGATGTCAAAATGCGAACCGCCAGCGACTATCAAACGCATGCGTTTGGCAAGGACTATGGTGTGACGATCGAAGAATTGAAATTGTTAACGCGAGCCGTTTTCGTCCTCGATGCCGATGGCAAAGTGATCTACAAGGAAATCGTGCCGGAAGTAACCAACGAGCCCGATTATGCTGCCGCAATGGCCGCCATCAACTCCTTGGTGTAA
- the trhO gene encoding oxygen-dependent tRNA uridine(34) hydroxylase TrhO, giving the protein MTPNPEAIVVAALYRFVRLPDYQRLQEPILQQMVAASVRGTLLLAEEGINGTIAGSREGIDSVLAFLRSDPRFCDTDVKESFCEQIPFKRTRVRLKKEIVTLGVDGIDPNDSVGTYVDAKDWNDLIEDPDVLLIDTRNDYEVAIGTFEGATDPQTHSFREFPEFVDKHLATAKQSKVAMFCTGGIRCEKSTALLKKKGFKHVYHLRGGILKYLEQTPESESKWRGDCFVFDERVAVSHGLAVADHVLCFGCGWPVDRPSQSHPDFQPGVHCPRCVDKLTEEQKSRFAERQRQIDLTHSRQAETIEKNESPAKGQPPFRTIPSQNGEDLL; this is encoded by the coding sequence ATGACGCCAAACCCTGAAGCAATCGTGGTAGCCGCACTCTATCGATTTGTGCGGCTACCCGACTATCAACGACTCCAAGAACCGATTTTGCAGCAAATGGTCGCTGCATCGGTTCGGGGAACGCTCTTGTTGGCCGAGGAAGGCATCAATGGAACGATCGCGGGATCGCGGGAAGGGATCGATTCGGTGCTCGCGTTCTTGAGAAGCGACCCCCGTTTCTGCGATACGGATGTGAAAGAATCGTTTTGCGAGCAGATCCCGTTCAAACGAACGCGGGTGCGACTGAAGAAAGAAATCGTCACTCTGGGTGTCGACGGAATTGACCCCAATGACTCGGTCGGGACGTATGTTGACGCCAAAGACTGGAACGACTTGATCGAAGATCCTGACGTTTTGCTCATCGACACTCGTAACGATTACGAAGTCGCCATTGGGACATTTGAAGGGGCTACCGATCCGCAAACCCATTCGTTCCGTGAGTTCCCAGAGTTTGTCGACAAGCATTTGGCGACCGCAAAGCAATCGAAAGTGGCGATGTTTTGCACGGGCGGTATCCGCTGTGAAAAGTCGACGGCGCTGTTAAAGAAAAAAGGCTTCAAGCATGTCTATCACCTCCGCGGTGGAATCCTCAAATACCTGGAGCAGACCCCCGAATCGGAATCGAAATGGCGGGGCGATTGCTTTGTTTTTGATGAGCGAGTGGCGGTGTCGCACGGCTTGGCGGTCGCCGATCATGTATTGTGCTTCGGGTGCGGTTGGCCCGTAGACCGCCCGTCTCAATCACACCCCGATTTTCAACCCGGAGTCCATTGTCCGCGCTGTGTCGACAAGTTGACCGAAGAGCAAAAATCCCGGTTTGCCGAACGTCAACGACAGATCGATCTGACCCACTCCCGACAAGCCGAAACGATCGAGAAAAACGAATCTCCTGCAAAGGGCCAGCCCCCTTTTCGGACAATCCCTAGCCAAAACGGTGAAGATTTGCTTTAA
- the asnS gene encoding asparagine--tRNA ligase, with protein sequence MRIVDARKEESAGVDCEIRGWVRTRRDSKGGFSFVEINDGSCLGNLQIVAPAELDNYADEVQKLTAGCSVVVQGKLETSPAKGQATELQVTSLRVLGWADPDTYPLQKKRHSFEKLREWAHLRPRTNTFGAVMRVRNQICQSIHDFFHENGFLYTQTPIITASDCEGAGEMFRVTTLDLDRLAKSGGPVKYDYDFFGKPSYLTVSGQLNGETFATALGRIYTFGPTFRAENSNTSRHLAEFWMVEPEAAFFDLADDMQLAEDFLKRIFTDCLNHCAEDMAFFNERIQKGVLEQIQSVIERPFGHMTYTEAVEVLENCNAKFEYPVSWGTDLQAEHERYLTEQHVKGPVILTDYPAEIKPFYMRVSDDRKTVAAMDVLVPGVGEIIGGSQREERLDVLTNRMAEAGLNEEDYWWYLDLRRFGTVPHAGFGLGLERAVQYVTGMGNIRDVIPFPRTPGNAEF encoded by the coding sequence ATGCGAATTGTTGATGCCCGCAAAGAAGAATCCGCTGGAGTGGATTGCGAGATCCGTGGATGGGTGCGGACGCGGCGAGACAGCAAAGGTGGTTTCAGCTTTGTCGAAATCAATGATGGCAGCTGCCTAGGGAACCTTCAAATCGTTGCCCCAGCTGAACTCGACAATTACGCCGATGAGGTGCAAAAGTTGACCGCTGGGTGTAGCGTCGTGGTGCAGGGAAAACTAGAGACCTCACCAGCAAAGGGGCAGGCAACCGAATTGCAAGTGACATCGCTGCGTGTGCTTGGCTGGGCTGACCCCGACACCTACCCACTCCAGAAAAAGCGACACTCGTTTGAAAAGCTTCGCGAATGGGCTCATCTGCGGCCTCGTACGAATACCTTTGGGGCCGTCATGCGAGTCCGTAACCAGATTTGCCAATCGATTCACGATTTCTTTCACGAAAATGGGTTCCTTTACACGCAAACGCCGATCATTACTGCGTCGGACTGTGAAGGCGCGGGCGAGATGTTCCGCGTGACGACACTCGACTTGGATAGGTTGGCCAAATCGGGCGGGCCGGTGAAATATGATTACGACTTTTTCGGCAAACCATCCTACTTGACCGTTAGCGGACAACTCAATGGAGAAACGTTTGCGACAGCACTCGGTCGAATCTACACGTTTGGGCCGACGTTCCGCGCCGAAAACAGCAACACGTCACGGCACCTGGCCGAGTTTTGGATGGTTGAACCCGAAGCTGCCTTCTTCGACCTAGCCGACGACATGCAGCTAGCGGAGGACTTCCTAAAACGTATCTTCACCGACTGCTTGAATCACTGCGCAGAGGACATGGCGTTCTTCAATGAACGAATCCAAAAAGGAGTCCTCGAGCAAATACAAAGCGTTATCGAACGCCCGTTTGGACACATGACCTACACCGAAGCGGTCGAGGTGTTGGAGAATTGCAATGCGAAATTCGAGTACCCCGTTTCATGGGGTACCGATTTACAAGCCGAACATGAACGCTATTTGACCGAGCAACATGTGAAAGGGCCCGTCATCCTGACGGATTATCCGGCAGAGATCAAACCGTTTTACATGCGCGTCAGTGACGATCGAAAGACGGTTGCTGCGATGGACGTGCTCGTTCCAGGCGTTGGTGAAATCATCGGTGGTAGTCAGCGTGAGGAGCGACTCGACGTGCTGACAAACCGGATGGCTGAAGCGGGACTCAACGAAGAAGATTATTGGTGGTATCTGGACTTGAGAAGGTTTGGAACGGTGCCACATGCTGGCTTTGGACTGGGGCTCGAACGCGCGGTTCAATACGTCACCGGTATGGGAAACATTCGCGATGTGATTCCATTCCCACGGACCCCTGGCAACGCAGAGTTTTAA
- the gluQRS gene encoding tRNA glutamyl-Q(34) synthetase GluQRS, protein MAAGRLAPSPTGAQHLGNARTYLLAYWAARHFGQRLVLRIEDIDSPRVKPWAIDQAIEDLAWLGIKWDEGPYLQTERRGLYQAALDKLILDNRVYPCTCSRKDIAAAASAPHHEHEGHVYPGTCASWSLGDSLPPEGTYCWRFRVLDREISFEDRVCGHQKCNPARELGDFPITQKTGNISYHLAVVFDDGAMGISEVVRGDDLIVSTFRHRLLAQALGITVPRYAHVPLVQGPDGRRLAKRHGDTRLSTLREHGIAAERIVGWAAASAGLTEATKQSSAGESNSAFQPISADEVIATFSWDKLAREPVTVSDDLFQ, encoded by the coding sequence ATGGCTGCCGGTCGTCTTGCTCCATCACCAACCGGGGCTCAGCATCTAGGCAATGCCCGGACTTACCTACTTGCATACTGGGCGGCTCGCCACTTCGGTCAACGATTGGTGCTGCGTATCGAAGACATCGACTCACCGCGAGTCAAACCGTGGGCGATCGATCAGGCGATCGAAGATCTAGCTTGGCTGGGGATCAAATGGGATGAGGGTCCCTACCTGCAAACGGAACGTCGTGGGCTTTACCAAGCTGCCCTCGACAAATTGATCTTGGACAATCGTGTTTACCCTTGCACATGTTCACGCAAGGACATTGCGGCGGCGGCTTCGGCCCCCCATCATGAACACGAAGGGCACGTCTATCCAGGGACTTGTGCGTCGTGGTCGCTTGGCGATTCGCTGCCACCCGAGGGAACCTACTGTTGGCGGTTTCGCGTTCTCGATCGAGAGATATCGTTCGAGGATCGTGTTTGCGGGCACCAGAAATGCAACCCTGCACGTGAACTGGGCGACTTTCCGATCACTCAAAAAACTGGCAATATCTCGTACCATTTGGCGGTCGTTTTTGATGACGGTGCAATGGGGATATCCGAGGTGGTTCGTGGAGACGATTTGATAGTGAGTACGTTTCGGCATCGGTTGTTGGCGCAAGCCTTGGGGATTACGGTCCCCCGCTATGCCCACGTCCCGTTGGTACAGGGGCCGGACGGACGGCGGTTGGCGAAACGGCATGGCGACACGCGTTTGAGCACGCTGCGAGAGCATGGCATTGCTGCGGAGCGCATCGTCGGTTGGGCCGCCGCAAGCGCCGGGCTAACGGAGGCAACGAAGCAATCGAGTGCAGGGGAATCGAACTCGGCGTTCCAGCCGATTTCGGCCGACGAGGTGATCGCGACGTTTTCATGGGACAAGTTGGCTCGCGAGCCGGTAACCGTTTCGGATGATTTGTTCCAATAG
- a CDS encoding ROK family protein — MSFFIGIDVGGTTSTVAIGNDKREIIRITDQFSTRANEGPSATIEDIATNIEAELAKLGTSVKEVASVVIATPGPATLDGVLGPSPNLRHPEWVNCGIRQRLQDRLSTSQSPTPVAYLGDGQAAALGEYVVRSKRLAWPDAPRLDPNDPQPNQLDSLFFLAVGTGLGGGEVRDGKVVRGRKGRAGHAGHVFLPYDAFRYEHDRKLMVGRADSAAESAISLTALTHQLGYRLSLPQWQDHPLNDQDGTIKDKARKLRELAADGDELAMELFDDQAAALGIVLLTVNYIGDLDLLVIGGGVCDLSPDLRKRYLQIAEESYEKHALHGFENSGGFAFSQCGDQASVIGALAEAYQVVSS; from the coding sequence GTGTCGTTTTTTATTGGAATTGATGTAGGAGGCACAACGTCGACCGTCGCCATTGGCAATGACAAGCGAGAGATCATTCGGATTACCGACCAATTCTCTACGCGAGCCAACGAGGGTCCCAGTGCCACCATCGAAGACATCGCGACAAATATCGAAGCGGAACTTGCCAAGTTGGGCACCTCGGTAAAAGAGGTCGCGTCGGTGGTGATCGCGACACCTGGACCGGCGACACTTGACGGAGTACTTGGTCCGAGTCCGAATCTGCGACATCCTGAATGGGTGAATTGTGGGATTCGCCAACGCTTGCAAGATCGACTGTCGACTTCGCAATCTCCTACACCCGTTGCCTACCTCGGTGATGGGCAAGCAGCGGCACTTGGCGAATATGTGGTGCGTAGCAAGAGATTGGCATGGCCCGACGCGCCTCGATTGGATCCCAATGATCCCCAACCGAATCAACTCGATTCGCTATTCTTCTTGGCCGTTGGTACGGGACTTGGGGGCGGTGAAGTACGTGACGGTAAAGTTGTCCGAGGACGTAAAGGCCGAGCGGGACATGCCGGGCATGTGTTCTTGCCCTACGATGCGTTTCGTTACGAACATGATCGCAAGCTGATGGTGGGAAGAGCCGATAGTGCAGCCGAATCCGCGATCTCCTTAACCGCTCTGACGCATCAACTTGGATACCGATTGTCGCTTCCTCAGTGGCAGGACCATCCGCTCAATGATCAAGATGGCACCATCAAGGACAAAGCTCGCAAACTTCGCGAATTGGCGGCGGATGGCGACGAGTTGGCGATGGAATTGTTTGACGATCAGGCCGCGGCGCTCGGCATTGTCCTGTTGACCGTCAACTATATCGGCGATCTCGATCTGTTGGTGATTGGTGGAGGTGTTTGCGATTTGTCGCCCGATTTGCGAAAAAGGTACCTGCAAATTGCAGAAGAATCGTACGAGAAGCACGCGTTGCACGGCTTCGAGAATTCGGGTGGGTTCGCATTCTCCCAATGTGGTGACCAAGCATCCGTCATCGGAGCACTCGCCGAAGCCTACCAAGTCGTCAGCTCCTAA
- a CDS encoding 16S rRNA (guanine(527)-N(7))-methyltransferase RsmG yields the protein MSLDPDFASALVSHSMEIDETIALKLQQYVEVMWRMNEQLNLTRHTTWDLFVGRDLRDCLQLAPLLEPGEEVLDLGSGNGIPGIPLSILRSDIEVSLAESVTKRANALGEIVEQLEIPVPVYGARGEDLLEDFRFTTVVSRAVGSIAKFCRWVEPHWGSVDRLLLIKGPRWVQERGEARHLGALANLQIRRVAIYPLGIDDVKSELDDSSGREPSLQSEPNSDTAPGEGVILQIWPSGKRGAKYN from the coding sequence ATGTCGCTTGATCCAGATTTTGCCTCTGCGCTCGTTTCTCATTCGATGGAGATCGATGAGACGATCGCGTTAAAGCTTCAGCAATACGTGGAAGTTATGTGGCGGATGAACGAGCAACTCAACTTGACTCGCCACACGACGTGGGATTTATTCGTTGGTCGCGACTTGCGAGACTGCTTACAACTCGCCCCGCTATTGGAACCCGGCGAAGAGGTTTTGGATTTGGGGAGTGGCAACGGAATTCCGGGGATTCCCTTGTCGATCCTACGGTCGGACATCGAAGTATCCCTTGCCGAATCGGTTACGAAGCGAGCCAACGCGCTTGGCGAAATTGTCGAACAATTGGAGATTCCGGTACCTGTTTACGGAGCCCGAGGCGAAGATTTACTCGAGGATTTTCGGTTCACAACCGTCGTTAGCCGCGCCGTGGGTAGCATTGCCAAGTTTTGCCGTTGGGTCGAACCTCATTGGGGTAGCGTCGACCGATTGCTGCTAATCAAGGGGCCACGTTGGGTCCAAGAGCGAGGCGAGGCAAGGCATTTGGGAGCGCTTGCAAATCTGCAAATTCGCCGAGTCGCGATCTACCCGCTCGGCATCGATGACGTTAAAAGTGAGCTCGACGATTCGAGTGGAAGAGAGCCATCACTCCAAAGCGAACCAAACAGCGACACAGCCCCCGGCGAAGGGGTCATCCTGCAAATTTGGCCCTCTGGAAAACGCGGCGCCAAATACAATTAG
- a CDS encoding 6-pyruvoyl trahydropterin synthase family protein has protein sequence MSLRIMRRFSFCAGHRLVGHEGKCQNLHGHNYVVEIYVTGREQDEVGRILDFKMLKTRCKGWLDENWDHAFILWNQDENGLNAIRQSEPHRIYELPSNPTAENMAIHLLHEVCPKILVDTGASAYKVRLWESEETCAEVELDS, from the coding sequence ATGTCTCTTCGAATCATGCGTCGTTTTTCTTTCTGTGCCGGGCACCGTTTGGTCGGTCACGAAGGAAAATGTCAAAACTTGCATGGCCACAATTATGTGGTTGAAATCTACGTAACCGGACGAGAGCAAGATGAAGTTGGACGGATTTTGGACTTCAAAATGCTCAAAACGCGATGCAAAGGCTGGCTCGATGAGAATTGGGACCACGCATTTATCTTGTGGAACCAAGACGAAAACGGGCTAAATGCGATTCGACAGAGCGAACCGCACCGGATCTATGAATTGCCTTCGAATCCAACGGCCGAAAATATGGCAATCCATTTGCTGCACGAGGTCTGCCCTAAGATCTTGGTTGACACAGGCGCATCTGCTTACAAGGTACGCCTTTGGGAAAGCGAAGAAACGTGTGCCGAAGTGGAATTGGATTCCTAA
- a CDS encoding DEAD/DEAH box helicase: MKTEVLDTESDPIDSFDDLDLSPVMRRALRDAGFESPTPIQSKLIPLALEGDDVIGQARTGTGKTAAFAIPILEQLDPLEECRDPQAIIIVPTRELADQVGRETVMLAKGEPTEVAVLAGGKDIKRQLRALENGVQIVVGTPGRLHDHLQRRSLRTDKVWCVVLDEADRMLDIGFRPQIERILRKCSKDRQTLLLSATLPPTVQKLAESYMYDPIVIDCCDKDIAVDTIEQHYFTVAHNKKVELLEKLLEREDPEQAIVFCRTKRGTDRLYRQLSRTYNDCGSMHGDLAQRERDRVLQQLRDRKLRILVATDVVGRGIDISTISHIINFDVPQDCDDYVHRVGRTGRMGRDGIAFTFVVPGEGEVLTSIEQRINKELKRDHIDGIDEPQVQTATAPAEVVRKPSKKLNPMHRKITRRRR; encoded by the coding sequence ATGAAAACTGAGGTACTAGACACTGAAAGCGATCCGATCGACTCCTTTGACGACTTGGATCTATCGCCCGTGATGCGGCGTGCATTGAGGGATGCGGGATTTGAATCTCCCACGCCCATTCAATCGAAATTAATCCCATTGGCTCTCGAAGGCGATGACGTGATCGGCCAGGCTCGCACGGGGACTGGCAAAACGGCAGCCTTTGCGATTCCGATTCTTGAACAACTCGATCCGCTTGAAGAATGCCGTGATCCACAGGCAATCATCATCGTCCCAACTCGCGAATTGGCCGATCAGGTCGGTCGCGAAACGGTCATGTTGGCGAAGGGCGAGCCGACCGAGGTGGCCGTTTTGGCAGGTGGTAAGGATATCAAGCGACAATTGCGAGCACTGGAAAACGGTGTGCAAATTGTCGTTGGAACTCCTGGGCGGCTCCACGACCACCTGCAACGGCGTTCGCTGCGGACGGACAAGGTTTGGTGCGTCGTGCTTGATGAGGCGGACCGCATGCTCGATATCGGTTTTCGTCCTCAGATCGAACGGATCCTGCGAAAATGCTCAAAAGATCGGCAAACGCTGCTGTTGTCAGCAACTTTGCCGCCAACGGTTCAAAAGTTGGCTGAATCTTACATGTACGACCCCATCGTGATCGATTGCTGCGACAAAGATATCGCTGTCGACACGATCGAACAGCATTATTTTACAGTCGCGCACAATAAAAAGGTCGAGCTGCTCGAAAAATTACTCGAACGTGAGGACCCCGAGCAGGCGATCGTTTTCTGCCGTACCAAACGAGGAACCGATCGCTTGTACCGACAATTGAGTCGAACCTACAACGATTGTGGCAGCATGCACGGTGACCTGGCACAACGCGAGCGGGACCGAGTCCTGCAGCAATTGCGGGATCGCAAACTTCGTATCTTAGTGGCCACCGACGTCGTCGGTCGGGGGATCGATATCAGTACGATTTCTCACATCATCAACTTCGACGTGCCGCAGGATTGTGACGATTATGTTCATCGTGTTGGACGAACCGGGCGAATGGGGCGTGATGGCATTGCGTTCACCTTCGTCGTTCCCGGTGAAGGAGAGGTATTGACGAGTATTGAGCAGCGAATCAACAAAGAGTTGAAACGCGACCACATTGACGGGATTGACGAACCCCAAGTCCAGACTGCTACGGCACCGGCCGAAGTGGTTCGAAAGCCATCGAAAAAACTGAATCCGATGCACCGCAAAATCACGCGACGGCGGCGATAG
- a CDS encoding sensor histidine kinase, producing MITPRSRSKTNKFSLLRSGRTVRRGVERVSPSVSLPHGQSAVATPAVATPAENTRLDAVKSEPSGIEQSVREMIQMLSETAHDLRSPLTTIRESVRLVHDGEVGSVSEEQRSFLESAIHQCDCIDQMVGEMLHLDRLRTGLPRTHRRWIPVSSIRDSVQDTMAPWTMPRNIAVLWDGADEPSRMVYADPAILRRLLVNLIVNAIRVTRENEEVLVRVSPAENGEALHWSVIDQGAGISQAQMKRMETEQFASTSGEGLGLAISRQLAALHFSRLRLRSRVGYGTEVSFQTPTSGPRSVAKCWIRWRQQIGAQQAAHANQESLSRSRIQRRVRLDPPLLSVELSQQGNSPRFANRVSLGTVSLGAAMSRPDADEFDQMLQKELRLFELAYRVDTRAWVCVMDADNETLANRMQNISDTAEQTISAVRLKWSDASVMGIDHPMAAAKLTDLLVRKTLSSTSQTTIANNDQVRLGTAPIESSNAASVRLDQELKRLSAQLRRQSKTFKTQAAALRPTP from the coding sequence GTGATAACCCCTCGTAGCCGCTCGAAAACGAACAAATTTAGCCTGCTTCGATCCGGTCGGACGGTTCGCAGAGGCGTCGAAAGGGTCTCACCATCGGTTTCGCTACCGCATGGGCAATCGGCAGTGGCGACGCCGGCAGTGGCGACGCCGGCCGAAAACACTCGTTTGGATGCCGTGAAGTCGGAGCCGAGCGGCATCGAGCAAAGCGTTCGCGAAATGATTCAAATGCTCAGCGAAACGGCTCACGACTTGCGTTCGCCTCTGACAACCATCCGCGAATCCGTTCGTTTGGTTCATGATGGCGAGGTCGGATCCGTCAGCGAGGAACAGCGATCGTTTCTTGAGTCGGCGATTCACCAATGCGATTGTATCGATCAAATGGTGGGTGAAATGCTGCATCTCGATCGTCTCCGCACCGGTTTGCCTCGAACCCATCGTCGCTGGATCCCGGTTTCCTCGATCCGCGATTCGGTGCAAGACACGATGGCGCCGTGGACGATGCCTCGCAATATCGCCGTCTTGTGGGATGGAGCCGACGAGCCTAGCCGGATGGTGTATGCCGATCCAGCGATCCTGCGACGATTGCTGGTAAACCTCATTGTCAATGCCATCCGCGTCACCCGCGAAAATGAGGAGGTACTGGTCCGAGTCTCGCCAGCCGAAAATGGCGAGGCGCTCCATTGGTCCGTCATCGACCAAGGTGCCGGGATTTCGCAGGCCCAAATGAAGCGAATGGAAACCGAACAATTCGCTTCGACTTCGGGCGAAGGTTTGGGGCTCGCCATTTCACGTCAATTAGCGGCGCTGCATTTCTCTCGCCTGCGGTTGAGGTCACGGGTCGGCTACGGGACCGAAGTCAGTTTCCAAACGCCGACCAGCGGTCCTCGATCGGTTGCCAAATGCTGGATTCGCTGGAGACAACAAATTGGCGCTCAACAAGCCGCACACGCCAATCAAGAATCGCTGTCACGAAGTCGCATTCAACGCCGCGTCCGCCTCGATCCGCCACTGCTATCGGTTGAGTTGTCCCAACAAGGCAATTCGCCTCGCTTTGCCAACCGTGTTTCGCTGGGAACGGTTTCGCTCGGGGCGGCGATGTCGCGTCCAGATGCGGATGAATTTGACCAGATGCTTCAAAAGGAATTAAGGCTGTTCGAACTGGCCTATCGAGTCGATACGCGTGCCTGGGTTTGTGTGATGGATGCCGATAACGAGACGCTGGCAAATCGCATGCAAAACATAAGTGACACCGCGGAGCAAACGATTTCCGCCGTCCGCTTAAAATGGAGCGATGCCAGCGTGATGGGGATCGACCATCCAATGGCCGCGGCAAAGCTAACCGATTTGCTGGTCCGAAAAACACTTTCGTCGACTTCGCAAACAACGATCGCAAACAACGATCAAGTTCGCTTGGGAACCGCACCGATTGAATCGTCCAATGCTGCCAGCGTACGACTCGATCAGGAACTGAAACGTTTGAGTGCTCAATTGCGCCGCCAAAGTAAAACGTTCAAGACACAGGCCGCAGCACTACGCCCTACCCCCTGA